Genomic DNA from Marnyiella aurantia:
TTGGCCGACATATACTCGCGGTTCATTCTGGCGATAGTTTCAAGGGAAATTCCTTTAGGACATTCTACCTCACAGGCACCGATGTTGGAACAGTTACCAAATCCTTCTTCGTCCATCGCTTTCACCATGTTCAGCACCCTTCTTTTCGCTTCTACACGGCCTTGCGGCAACAGCGCATACTGAGAAACCTTGGCACCTACGAACAGCATAGCTGATCCGTTCTTACATGTAGCCACACATGCCCCACAGGAGATACATGCTGCAGCATCCATGGCCTTGTCAGCATCTTCCTTAGGTACCGGAATTGCGTTGGCATCAAGGGTATTTCCGGAAGTATTAACGGAGATAAATCCGCCCGCAGCCATAATCCTGTCGAATGCGCTTCTGTCCACCACTAAATCCTTGATTACAGGGAAGGCGGCACTTCTCCAGGGCTCAATATGAATGGTCTCGCCATCCTTGAACATCCTCATGTGAAGCTGGCAGGTCGTGATTCCAGTATCGGGACCGTGTGACCTTCCGTTTATGTATAAGGAGCACATCCCGCAGATTCCCTCGCGACAGTCATGGTCGAAAGCGATCGGGTCTTTTCCTTCGTTAATCAGGTTCTCATTGAGCATATCCAGCATTTCCAGGAATGAAGAATCTGTGGATACATCTGAAATCTTATACGTTTCAAACTGCCCTTTTGATTTATTGTTTTTCTGTCTCCAAATTTTCAGAGTCAGGTTTAATCCTTTTTTTGCACTCATTTCTATTAAATTTATTTGGAGATTACTTGTAACTTCTCTGTTTCACCTCGATGTTCTCGTACACAAGTTCCTCTTTGTGCATAACCTCCTGGTTGATGTCCGCGCCCTGGTATTCCCAACAGGCGGCATACTTATAGTTTTCGTCGTCCCGCTCGGCTTCTCCGTCCGGAGTCGCATGATCCCAGCGGAAATGTCCACCACAGGACTCGTTTCTTTCCAGAGCGTCTTTGGCCATAAGCTGTCCAAGTTCAAGGAAATCCGCTACGCGGAAAGCCTTTTCCAGTTCAGGGTTCATCTCCTCATTGGTTCCGGGTACCCTAACATCTCTCCAGAACTCCTTGCGAACTTCTTCGATTTCTGTAATGGCTTCTCTAAGACCTTCAGGAGTTCTTCCCATACCGACTTTATTCCACATAATGTGACCCAGCTTTTTGTGGAAGTAATCTACTGAATGGCTACCTTTATTGTTCAGGAAGAAGTTGATCTTATCCTGAATTTCCTTTTCGGCTGCATCAAAATCTGCTGTATTGGTCGGGATAGCTCCCGTACGGATATCTGCTGAAAGGTAATCTGCAATTGTGTAAGGCAATACGAAATAACCGTCCGCCAGACCCTGCATAAGTGCAGAGGCTCCCAGTCTGTTGGCTCCGTGGTCGGAGAAGTTGGCTTCGCCAATTACAAAACATCCGGGGATAGTGGACTGCAGGTTGTAATCTACCCAAACACCACCCATTGTGTAATGTACTGCAGGATAAATCTTCATTGGTGTCACGTAAGGATCATCGGCTGTAATCTTCTCATACATTACAAAAAGGTTACCGTATTTTTCCTCAACCCAAGCCTTACCCAGATCATAGATCTGCTGTTCCGATGGGTTTGTGATATTTTTTTCGATGGCGGCTTCCTTACCTTTCTTCATGATCTCTGTGGAGAAATCCAGGAATACACCTTCTTTGGTATCATTCGCTTCAATACCGTGACCGGCATCACATCTTTCTTTGGCCGCTCTGGAAGCCACATCACGCGGCACCAGGTTACCGAAGGCCGGATATCTTCTTTCCAGATAATAATCGCGGTCTTCTTCTTTAATGTTTTCAGGTCTCAGTTTACCTTCGCGGATCGCTACGGCATCTTCAATTTTCTTAGGCACCCAGATACGCCCGGAATTCCTAAGTGATTCAGACATCAGTGTCAGTTTCGACTGCTGAGTTCCGTGAACAGGAATACACGTAGGGTGAATCTGAACATAGCATGGGTTTGCGAAATAGGCTCCTTTTTTATGAATTTTCCAAGCGGCAGATACGTTGGATCCCATCGCGTTGGTTGAAAGGAAATAAACGTTTCCGTAACCTCCGGAAGCAATTACAACTGCGTGTGCAGAATGTCTTTCAATTTCTCCGGTAACCATATTTCTGGCAATGATACCTCTGGCTTTTCCGTCCACAAGGACAAGGTCCAGCATTTCGTGACGGTTGTACATCTTGATACGGCCTTTACCAATCTGACGGCTCATAGCAGAATAGGCTCCCAAAAGCAACTGCTGGCCGGTCTGACCTTTAGCGTAGAAAGTACGCTTTACCTGTACACCACCGAAAGAACGGTTGTCCAGCTGGCCGCCGTAATCGCGCCCGAAAGGAACACCCTGTGCAACACACTGGTCGATGATGCTGGCAGAAACCTCAGCAAGACGGTAAACATTCGCCTCACGTGCACGGTAATCTCCCCCTTTTATGGTATCGTAAAACAAACGGTAAGTAGAGTCACCGTCGCCCTGATAATTCTTAGCAGCATTGATACCACCCTGTGCAGCAATGGAGTGTGCACGTCGCGGTGAATCCTGATAGCAGAATGCCTTTACATTATAACCCTGCTCGGCCAAAGTAGCGGCTGCTGACCCTCCGGCCAAACCTGTACCTACTACAATGATATCAATCTTGTCGCGGTTGTTGGGCGCTACAAGATTCATGTGATTTTTATGGTTGGTCCACTTTTCGGCTAACGGCCCGTGTGGGATTTTTGAATCTAATTTGCTCATTTGTTGAAATTTTAAATTTTGAATTTTAGATAGGTTGTAAACTAAAACTTAAAATCTTATTGAGTGATATAATGATATACTGCGATAATGATGAAACCGGCTGGGATCAGGATGGAATACCATTTCCCGATTGCTTTGATCACCGGCGTGTATTTTGGATGTCTGGCACCTACCGACTGGAAAGATGACTGGAACCCGTGTGCCAGGTGCAGACCCAACAGTATAAAAGCAATAATGTAGAAAATTACTCTTACCGGATTTGCGAAACGCTCGTGAAGCTCGCCCCAATATCTCAGATTATCTACCTCATTACGTTCAATATACTTGAAATTAATCTCGTGCCACCAGAAATCATACATGTGAAGTCCCAGGAATGCCAGTACTACCAGCCCCGAGATAATCATATTACGTGATGTCCAGGTGGAATTAGCTGCACCGTTATTAACTGCATATTTTGTAGGTCTGGCATTACGGTTTCTGATTTCAAGGATAAAACCCATAACGAAATGAAAGATTACTGCAAAACCCAGCACAGGCTGCATAATAAACTGTATTAAGGGATTGTAGCCCATAAAATCTGACGCCGTATTGAACGCATCGGGACCTAAAACGGAAAGAAAATTCACCGTGAGGTGCATAATAAGGAAAATCAGCAAGAACATTGCTGACAATGCCATTGCGTACTTCCTACCGATAGTAGAACTTGTTAATCCTGCCATAATGAATATTTAAAATTTGAAATTTGACAAAGTTAAAAAAATGTTAAGGTATAGGCGAATGAGAAAAGTCACCTATATATAGTTTGTAACTGTTCTAAATAGCGCACCTATTTTTCTGAAGGAGCATTCACCTTCAAACTTAATTCAGTAAGCTGTTCATCTGCAATCGCACTTGGCGCATCAATCATTACGTCCCTTCCTGAATTATTTTTCGGGAAAGCGATGTAATCACGGATGACTTCATTGCCGTCCAGAATAGCCACCAGCCTGTCGAAGCCGAAAGCAAGGCCGGCATGTGGCGGTGCTCCGTATTTAAAGGCGTTCATCAGGAAACCGAACTGCGCTTCCGCCTCTTCTTTGGTAAAGCCCAAGAGGTCGAACATACGGGACTGCAGATCTTTATCGAAAATCCTCACTGATCCGCCACCAATTTCATTACCATTCAGGACCAAATCGTAAGCGTTTGCCCTGGCCTTTCCGGGATCGGTTTGCAGCAAGGCAATATCTTCAGGTTTCGGCGAAGTAAAGGGATGATGCATTGCATGGTAGCGCCCGGATTCCTCGTCCCATTCCAGCAACGGGAAATCCACCACCCAAAGTGGTGCAAATTCTTTTGGATCTCGTAAACCCAAACGGTTACCCACTTCCATCCTTAATGCCGAAAGTTGGGTCCTTACTTTATTTTCGGTTCCGGACATCAGGAAAATTAAATCTCCTGCATTGGCCCCGAATTCTTCTGTTATCTTATTTAAGTCTACTTCATTGTAGAATTTATTTACAGAAGAAGTGATGGTCCCGTCGGTCTGGAATTTAATCCACACCATCCCGGAAGCACCAATTTGCGGCCTTTTTACCCACTCGATGAGTTCGTCTATCTGTTTACGGGTATAGTCGGCGCAGTCTTCTACATTAATTCCGACCACAAGTTCGGCTTCATCAAAAATCTTGAAATCCTTGCCTTTCACCAGGTCGTTTACCTCCACGAACTTCATCCCGAACCTAATGTCCGGTTTATCGTTTCCGTAGGTTTTCATGGCTTCATCGTACGTCATCCTCGGGAATGTTCCCAATTCGTTTCCGGTGATATCCTTAATTAAAGTTGCCGTCATCCCTTCAAAGATTTCCAGCACATCCTGCTGCTCCACAAAAGCCATTTCGCAGTCGATCTGGGTGAATTCCGGCTGGCGGTCGGCACGAAGATCCTCGTCCCTGAAACACTTTACGATCTGGAAATAACGGTCCATACCACCGATCATCAGCAGCTGCTTGAAAGTTTGCGGCGACTGCGGCAGGGCATAGAACTGTCCCGGATTCATTCGGCTTGGCACTACAAAGTCCCTGGCACCTTCCGGTGTCGATTTGATAAGAACGGGGGTTTCAACCTCAATAAAGTTCTGGTCAGAAAGATAGTTGCGAACCTTCTGCGCCATCTTGTGGCGAAAAATAAGCTTGTCGCGTACCGGATTTCTACGGATATCCAGATAACGGTACTTCATACGGAGTTCCTCGCCGCCGTCGGTTTCATCTTCAATAGTAAATGGCGGCAGCTCTGCAGCATTAAGAACGGTAAGTTTCTCAACCAATATCTCCACATCCCCTGTTGGGATTTTTGGGTTTTTGGAGGTTCTCTCGATTACTTTACCGGAAACCTGAATCACAAATTCCCGACCCAGTTTTTTGGCATCCTGCAAAAGTTCTGCTGAAGACCTGTCCTCATCAAACACCAACTGTGTAATTCCGTAACGGTCACGCAGGTCAATCCATATCATGAATCCTTTGTCGCGGATGGTCTGAACCCAGCCGGAAAGTGTAACATTATCATTGAGATTACTAAGCGAGAGTTCGCCATTGGTGTGCGTTCTAAACATTTTTTGCTGAAGTTTGTAGTGGTTTATTGAGAATTCCGGCAAAGATAGAACATTCAGGGAAAATCAGTTCGGCCTGTATTAGAAAAACATCTTTAAGGCCGGCTTAGGAATTAAGAGACGCAACAATGTAAGTGGTTTAATAATTTATATTTGCAGCCAATGAAAAAAATAATTCCGAGCCTGCTACTGGTTCTTTATCCATTTTTGCTTTTCGCACAGACATATACGGGAAAAATTACTGCCGTTAAAGATGGCGACACCGTGGTGATGCTTATTAAAAACAAGCCACAAACCATCCGGCTGGCTCATATAGACACACCCGAGAAAAAACAGCCTTACGGAACAAAGGCAAAACAGTTTGTTTCTGATTTCTGCTTCGGTAAAACCGTGAAAATTGTGATCGCCAATAAACCCGACCGGAATGGCAGATGGATTGCTGAACTGTATCACGGAAACAGGAATCTTAATAAGGAACTTGTACGCAGCGGACTGGCTTGGCACTACAAACAATTTTCTAAGAATGATAACTATGCCGCACTGGAACTTAATGCCCGTAGAAAGAAAGTCGGACTGTGGCAGGATATAACACCGGTTGCCCCTTGGGAATGGCGAAAGATGAAAAAAGCCAGGACAGTGAAAGCCTCCAACTAAATCATATGTGTTTTAAAAACTTTTGCTAAATTTGATCTACACCAAAATTTAATTTTTATGGGAAAAGGAGACAAGAAATCGAGACGCGGTAAAATTACTGCGGGTAGTTATGGCAAAAGAAGACAGAGAAAGTCGGCATCTGTAAAGAACATTCCGGTGAATGTCCTGGATGCGGACGACACCAAGTCCTCCAAAGTAAAAGTGAGACAGGATGTAGGCTATCCCGCCAATGAATCGGAGAATGCGAATGTGGAAAACGACCCACTTCCGAACGCGACCAAAGACAAAAAAACCGAAGAATAATCTTCGGTTTTTATTTTAAACGGCAGTTTATATTATCTGCCGCCGCCCAATATGCTTCCCAGCAAGCCGCCTAAACCACCTTGCTGCTGCTGTTGCTGCTGTCCGCCGCCGCCAAGTACACTGCCGAGAATATCATTCAGCGGGTTACCCGCAGACTGGGAGTTTCCTCCGCCCAGAACACTTCCTAAAATGTCGTTCAGCGGATTTGAAGGTTCAGCCTGAGCCTGGTTCTGTGCACCACCCAGGATTCCACCCAGCAAATCACCAAGCCCTCCACCGGAGTTCACGCCGCTCGATTGTTTTTCTTTGCCAATGAAGCCCATAATCAGCGGGGCAATCATGGCAAGTACAGGACCTATTTTATCCATGGAGATTCCTGTATTTTGCGAAAGCTGATTTTCTACCTGTGATTTCTGTCCGCCAAAGATGTGATCCAGTATAGAACCACCCTCCTGCTGTCTGTCTTCTACCTGAGATGGATTATCCAGAATGCTGCCGTCGTGGTCTTTGTCCAGTGCACTGTTCAGTGCCTCAGCTTCATTAGGATCGTCCTGAGATTTCTTTCTGAGGTAAGAAATTACAAGTGGTGCTGCCACTGCCATCAGGGCAATTACCTGATTTTTGCTGATGCCGAATTTATTTTCAGCCTGTGAGGCTACCTGTGAGCCTGCATTTCCGGTAATGAGATCAATTAAATTCATAGTTTTAATATTTGGTTGGTGAAAAATGTGAACCAAATTTACCAAAAACTATTCCCAGTGAGGCAGTAATTACTGAATTATAATTTCTTTAACTGTTCTTCAGAATATCCTTTTTCTTTTTTAAGCCGAATAAATTCGCGTGCACTCTTCTCCATCCATTGCATTGGGTCCGGTGATTCCCTACCTTCCAGGACAAATTGCAGGATTCCGACATTATTATTCATCCACGGCAGAAGATAGTAGGACAGGCCGCCTTTGTACGCTTTCTGCGAATGAAGCCCCAAACCTTGGGCAGTACTACCTGCCATTCTAAATGAAGCAAAATAAAAGAATGGGATTAGAAAGGCAGTTAATACAGCATATCGCGCCATATTATTTTGCCATAAACGGGAAATCCCCAGGCCGAACAGGACCGCGATGATGCAATTGAATGGAAGAAAAAATACATAATTGTCTGAAACTCCAAAAATGCCGGCGAAACCAAATACGGGAAGGCCTGCTACACCCAGGAAAAGAAGCACGCGCTTATTAGTCCGGAACAGTCCTAATATACCCGTTATAGCGAAAAAAGTAAAATACCAGAAATTGTACACCAGGTAACCAACTGCAACTGCAAAACCTTTTACAATCCCTTCAAAACTCAGAGAATCCAGTACAGTACCTGCCGAAAAAACCTTTGACACTGGCTGATCAGTTAGCAGTGGAACTGCAATAAGTAAGAGCAAAAAGAAAATAAATACTGACAGGGAAGCAGCAGCTTTTTTTCTGTCCTCCGCATAAAAAATAAGCAGCAACAGCGCCGGCACCATTAATATATTCTGAATATGGCTAAAAACACTTATCCCCAGAAACAAACAAGCCAGGGCCAAGTTTCGGCTTTTTCTTTCCAAGAGGAATCTGAGCGAAAACATCAGGAACAGCGAGATCCAAATCAGGTTGAAGGTATAGATTTCAATGATTTCGGAATTTCGCCAAAAGGTAAAACTTAAGCCAAATATAATTGTACTGAAAACTGCTGAAAAGCGGTGCTCCGTAACTTCCAAAACAGTCCTGTAAAGTACCAGCAGGCATATACAGGATGAGATTATAACTGTGAAGCGGCCAATCTCCGGACTGCTCACGAAGGGTAAGAGCGTCTTGAAAAGAACGAGTGTATTGGTAAACAGAAAATGTGCGTAGGTGGAGGTGGAAAGTACAAAGGCACCCTTTTCAGTATCTGCAACAAAACCTATACAGTCGCCAAACGGAATTTTAGAAAAACTTCCCGCATAATAAAGCAGAAAGAAACCCAAAAACAGGATAACAGGATAACCCAATTCTTTAGCACGCACTCCTATCAGTTTTTGAAAATAGGAACATTGGAGCAGGCTTCACCGAACATCAACGATTTCACCAGAGGCTTAAGCTGCTCCACCAGTTCGATATATGCATTTTCTGGTATCTGGACCTCGGAGCAACCTTTCACTAACACTCGTTTATGCATCAGTTCACTAAAATCATAGGTCTGTATTGCATTATGCATAAGTAATACCTCCAGGTCTTCGCGGCTGCCGTAAACCACCTTTCTGGCTGCTTCAGTAATCCGCGCAGTAATCAGGAAATAAGCCCAAAGAGGAACTATAGCTTCTGCGGAGTTATAGATATATACATAAGCATCCCGAAACTGTTCCGGATCCAGCGCAGCTACTTTATCGCGAAAATCCTTTTCCTTCAGGATGATTCCTTCGAATAGAAATGAACTGAGGTCCACACCGATACGCTGTCCTTTCGGTACCAGCGAAGCAATATCAAAGTTAATCAGCCCACTGTCGGCCACTTTATTTTTTATCTGAAAATCTTCTGCCATTTTTATTTTTATCTTTGAACAAATTTACAATTTTTTATACCAAGTGAAGTACTACATCATTGCAGGGGAAGCCTCCGGAGACCTGCACGCCTCCAACCTCATGAAATCTATACTTAAAAAAGATCCTGAGGCAGAGTTCCGTTTTTGGGGCGGCGACCTGATGATGCAGGTAGCGGATAGTGCACCTGTAAAGCATTATAAAGACCTGGCCTTTATGGGCTTTCTGGAAGTGGCAAAAAACCTGCGAACCATCTTTAAAAACCTGGCCTTCTGCAAAAGCGATATTTCACAGTATAAACCGGACAAACTGATCCTTGTAGATTATCCCGGGTTCAATCTTAGGATTGCAGAATTTGCCAAAACCTCCGGACTGGAAGTCATCTATTACATTTCCCCACAGCTCTGGGCATGGAAAGAAGGCCGCGTATCCAAAATAAAGAAGTTTGTAGACGAGATGCTTGTCATCCTGCCATTTGAAAAAGACTTTTATAAAGGTCATGGCGTTAAGGCACATTTTGTAGGTCACCCACTGCTGGATGCGCTGTCGGATCTTCCTTCCCTGGATCAGGCGCAGTTCCGTACCGAAAAAGGACTGGACCAGCGGGAAATCATTGCACTTCTGCCGGGTTCGCGTGAGCAGGAAGTGACTAAAATGCTTCAACTCATGCTCTCTGTAAGGCCGCATTTCCCGGAGTATCAGTTCGTGATCGCTGGTGCGCCAAGTCTGCCAAAGAGTTTTTATGAGAAATTCGTTGAAAAAGACGTGCATTTCGTTTCCAATGAAACCTATAATCTGCTGCGTTGCTCACGTGCGGCTCTTGTAACATCCGGAACCGCAACGCTGGAGACCGCCTTGCTTAATATTCCCGAAGTTGTATGTTACCGTAGCTCCAGAATTTCCTATGAGATCGGAAAGCGCGTCATCAAAAATATTAAATACATATCGCTGGTCAACCTGATCATGGACCGCGAGGTTGTGAAGGAGCTTATCCAGCAGGAGCTCAACACGGATAATCTTGTTGAGGAATTAGGGAGGATACTGAATGGCAGCACACGCGAAAAGATGCTCAAAGACTACAGCACTCTCCGCGAAAAACTTGGCGGAAAAGGCGCGAGCGATCTGGCTGCCAATATCATTACCGGAAATTAGACGGCAACGCGCGAGCGTAGGTAAGCGTAAAATTGCCTATATTTATAGGTAAATCCCACACCGGTGCATAAACAGCCATTGTTTATACTGTGCATTTGTTTTATCCTCGGCATTATTATCCAGGAATACCTTTCGCTGCGCCCGGCTACTGCCTACATCCTTCTCTTGACAGCAATAGTTCCGCTGCTGTCTTATGCTTCCCTGTCACTCTTCTGGATTGGTTTAAGGAAATACTTTCTGGGATTTTTTTTCGCAGTCCTTGGTTTGTTGATGCATGCTGAACATTCAAAAAACGCTGTACTCCCGGAAATCTCCCGGAAGCAGGAAGTGATTTTCAAGCTAAATAAAAAACTGAATTCCAACGAGAAAAACAGACGATATGAAATAACCGCACGTCCTGAAAAAGGTGAATTCCGAACGGTACTTTCCATCCCGAGAAATCTGCCGGAACTGGATTATAAACATCTCTACAAAGCGGAACTCTACATCAACAAAGTGGCGCCTCCGAAAAATGACTATCAGTTTGATTACTCAAAGTACCTGAGGCGCAATGGAATTTATCATCAAAGTTATCTGCCTGGAAAAATGGAGGCCGCAGATGCACCGGAACTTTCACTGTCTGATCATATCCGCCAGAAAAGGCTGGAAGTTCTGCAAAAGATTGATTCTACTTCAATAAGTCCAAAGTCACGGGAATTTCTAAAAGGCATCATCCTGGCTGACAGGACGGAAATGGACCGCGAAACCGTAGCTGATTTCACCAATACGGGACTGGTCCATATCCTGGCTATCTCCGGATCCCACATCGTAATAATTTTCGGAATCTTTTACTTTGTCCTTATGCGGGCCTTCCCACTGGGGTACCGACGCCTGGCCATAGTCTGCAGTCTGGCTCTTATCTGGATTTTCGCAGTGTTCATCGGCTACGGCAACTCAGTTGTACGTTCGTGCATAATGATCACGGCGTACTTCGTTTATATTATTCTTCAGCGTAAGCCGGATCTGCTTCATTCTATGGCACTGGCGGCCTTCATCATACTTCTTGCAGACAGTAACCAACTTTTCGATGTGGGATTTCAGCTTAGTTTTATGGCAGTGTTCGGTATTTACTGGCTAAACCAACCCATCCTTAAACATCTTCCGCCGGCCGATAATTTTGCAAAAAAAATCCTGTTTAACACATTTTCTCTTTCGTTGGCTGCGCAGATCTCTACATTGCCGGCAGTTATCTACTATTTCCATCAGTTTTCAGTGATTTCCATCGTGGCGAACCTGGTTATAATTCCACTGTCGGAAATCATAATCGTCTTCAGTTTATTGATGACAGTACTTTTGGGCACGGGAATTTACTTAAACCAAATCCTCTACCTTTATGACGGATTCATCCAGTTTATCCTGGCGGTAATACATTGGTTTTCGGGTTTTGACGGACTTTTGCATACGAATATTCCGATGACTTTGGTGGAAGTTATAATCCTGTGCACCGGCATTTATTATCTAAGGTTTTTAACAGTTCGGTTCAACATCAGGAACCTGTTGCCTTTGCTGGCAGTCGCCACAATCTATGCAGGTGTACACCTGGGACTCACCTATTACCATGAAAGACAACACGAGATTATGATACACGAACATTTCCGCGAAAGATATTTTTCCGTAAAAAGAGGTTCAGAGGTTGAATTTTGGATTAGTATGGATGCTGATCTGGAGAAGGTTAAAAAGTATATCATTGATCCATATCTGACATCACGGCGTACCGCGAGTTACCGGATAAAGACAATTCCGGCCGGAGCGAATTCAGTCAGTTATAAAGGAATTACCTATCCACTAAAATAATGGAAGGCATAAACATAAAAAGCTTCCGGAAGGAAGCTAAGTGTGGAAAGAATTAGATTTCGTCGTCTGACTCTATTGTGAAGGATTTGGATTTGAAATCCTTGTCATGCTTTTCAGAGATTACGTCCTCACCTTTTTCATTTATGATGAAATCCGTACTTTCCCTGAACATTTCATGAAATGCTGTAAAATCCTCTTTGTAGAGATAGATTTTATGCTTTTCGAAAGAGGCTTCACCGTTTTCGCCAAAATTCTTCTTGCTTTCAGTAATGGTCAGGTAATAGTCTCCAGCTTTAGTCTCGCGCACATCAAAGAAGTAAGTTCTCCTACCCGCTTTAAGCACCTTCGTAAAAATTTCATTTTCGTGGCGTTCCTTGTAATCACTCATGGTCCCGTCTTTTTTTTGTGTCTTATTTAACAAATATATAAGATTTCTCCGAACCTCAAAATATTTTGTTATATAATTATCAAGCGAAATGCTTTATTAATAACAAAATGCCAAAAACTATGCGGACTTACCTTTCTCTACTGCTGTGAGATTCAAGATTTTATCTGCTCTTTTGGCGCTGGACTCACGGTGCGTAATGATAACCGAAGTGCTGTTATGGATATACTTTTCAATATTCTGAAGGATATTTTCTTCGGTTTCGGTATCCAAAGCAGACAGGGAATCATCAAAAATAAGAATTGAGGGCTCCTTTATCAGGGCCCTGGCTATGCAAATACGCTGTTTCTGACCACCCGAGAGCATAACACCGCGTTCACCAACCCTGGTCTTATACTCCTCCTTAAATTTTACGATGTTTTTATGGACATCAGCCATTTTCGCTGCTTCCATAACTTTTTCGGAACTGGGCTGATCTACCGCAAAGCCGATATTATTCTCTATCGTATCCGAAAAAAGATAACTTTCCTGCGGAATATACCCCAGATGCCGGCGGTAGTTATACAGGTTGTGCTCCCTCAGATCTTTTCCGTCAATCAATATCCGGCCTTCTGTAGGCTGTATAAGTCCGGCCAGCAATAAGGCGACAGTAGATTTGCCACTGCCTGTTTTTCCCATAATAGCCAGAGACTGACCCGCATCTACCTTAAAACTTAAATTGTTCAGTGCTCTAATACCTGTATTGGGATAGACATAGGAAACATTTTGAAACTCAATTGAGCCCTTAACCGGATATGCGGGCGCTCCGGAATCTACCACCTCTGATTTCAAAGCCAGAAATTCGTTGATACGTGCCATGGACGCTTCAGCCCGCTGATTAATGGAAGTGACCCATCCCACCATGGAAAAAGGGAAGATAAGAATATTGATATACATGAAAAAATCGGCGATCTTACCCACAGACAGTTCATTGTTCAGATATTTATTCCCGCCAATATACAGTACGGCTACGTTAAGGAGACCTATAACAAAAAGTATAATGGTGAAAAAATAGGCTTCAGTTTTTGCCAGGTCCAGTGCTTTGTCCTGATAGTCGCGTACCTTAATTCCATAATTACGTGCAATATATCTTTCGCGTGCAAAAAATTTCACGACTCGTATACCGGAAAAGCTGTCCTGCACAAATGTTGATATTGCCGACTGGCTTTTCTGCATGATCTTGGACTTCCGGTTGATGACGGAACTTACCCAATAGATTAGAAATGAAAGAATGGGCAGAGGTAAAAGCGTCCAAAGCGTCATGGAAACATCAGTACGGATCATATAAATGGCTGTAATCAGTACCAGAATAATGAGGTTGACAATGTACATCACGCCGGGACCCAGATACATCCGCACCGCCACTACATCCTCACTGAGGCGGTTCATAAGATCACCCGTTGTGGTCTTTTTATAATCGGTAAGCGAGAGCTGTTGGTATTTTGTATAAATTTTATTTTTCAGCTCATATTCAATCCGGCGCGACGCCACAATAATAGTCTGACGCATCATAAAGGTGAAAAAACCGGTCAGTAATGAGGAAGCTACAATAATCGCGACATAAATCAGTACCTGACGGTTAAAGCCGAGGTGACCGGAATCTGCAATCTGATCTACAGATTTTCCTATAAACTGAACCTTGTAGATATTAAAAAAATTGCTGGCCACAATGAACAGAAAAC
This window encodes:
- a CDS encoding ABC transporter ATP-binding protein, which encodes MKALKTLNSYFWKHRILLMWGFLFIVASNFFNIYKVQFIGKSVDQIADSGHLGFNRQVLIYVAIIVASSLLTGFFTFMMRQTIIVASRRIEYELKNKIYTKYQQLSLTDYKKTTTGDLMNRLSEDVVAVRMYLGPGVMYIVNLIILVLITAIYMIRTDVSMTLWTLLPLPILSFLIYWVSSVINRKSKIMQKSQSAISTFVQDSFSGIRVVKFFARERYIARNYGIKVRDYQDKALDLAKTEAYFFTIILFVIGLLNVAVLYIGGNKYLNNELSVGKIADFFMYINILIFPFSMVGWVTSINQRAEASMARINEFLALKSEVVDSGAPAYPVKGSIEFQNVSYVYPNTGIRALNNLSFKVDAGQSLAIMGKTGSGKSTVALLLAGLIQPTEGRILIDGKDLREHNLYNYRRHLGYIPQESYLFSDTIENNIGFAVDQPSSEKVMEAAKMADVHKNIVKFKEEYKTRVGERGVMLSGGQKQRICIARALIKEPSILIFDDSLSALDTETEENILQNIEKYIHNSTSVIITHRESSAKRADKILNLTAVEKGKSA